In Glycine max cultivar Williams 82 chromosome 7, Glycine_max_v4.0, whole genome shotgun sequence, a single window of DNA contains:
- the LOC100306135 gene encoding uncharacterized protein LOC100306135, translating into MAEFLGQLLGQLLQSGVGEEPMEATHPRHSPNPGAVAHPRHSHKELPRASFNNTGTQNIRGLINNTGCTKGNGNGSIVFGGFDSSNKSCY; encoded by the coding sequence ATGGCAGAATTTTTAGGACAGTTGCTTGGGCAGCTCCTTCAGTCAGGTGTGGGAGAAGAACCTATGGAGGCAACACATCCCCGACACTCTCCGAACCCCGGTGCTGTTGCTCATCCTCGCCACAGTCATAAGGAGCTGCCAAGAGCCTCGTTTAACAACACAGGCACACAAAACATTAGAGGTCTTATAAACAACACCGGTTGTACCAAGGGTAATGGTAATGGATCCATCGTCTTTGGTGGCTTTGACTCATCCAACAAGTCTTGTTACTAA
- the LOC113002203 gene encoding uncharacterized protein: MAGIAYGISVLAVGAGEAPRRPTQAQTTTPNTHHNNNTTSEEFTYLNSGKQNIKGLTNQTGYVKGSANGAINFGTLTTSSSAQMQP; encoded by the coding sequence ATGGCAGGTATTGCGTATGGGATCAGCGTGCTTGCCGTTGGTGCAGGTGAAGCTCCACGGCGACCAACACAAGCCCAAACTACTACTCCCAACACTCATCACAATAACAACACTACTTCTGAAGAGTTCACTTATTTAAATTCTGGGAAGCAAAATATCAAGGGTCTTACCAACCAGACTGGTTACGTTAAGGGCAGCGCTAATGGTGCCATCAACTTTGGGACGCTCACAACCTCTTCTTCTGCCCAGATGCAACCATGA
- the LOC100306419 gene encoding uncharacterized protein, with translation MADLQEKLDALKGLVGVLNNMDEGETHNNNATSSPNNSHSPAPMPGRNRSVGKYNNSGTQKIKGLSNQTGFTEGNANGAINFGNLHA, from the coding sequence ATGGCAGATCTTCAAGAAAAACTGGATGCTCTGAAGGGTCTTGTTGGTGTGCTAAATAACATGGATGAGGGTGAAACTCACAACAACAATGCAACCTCCTCACCCAATAATTCCCATAGTCCTGCTCCTATGCCTGGAAGGAATCGCTCTGTTGGAAAATATAACAACAGTGGCACTCAGAAGATTAAAGGTCTGAGTAACCAAACCGGCTTCACCGAAGGCAACGCTAACGGAGCCATCAACTTTGGCAATTTACATGCCTAA
- the LOC100500541 gene encoding uncharacterized protein LOC100500541, which translates to MAGIASGISTLAIGSGDARRRPAQAQSTPNTNTNTNTNSNTSSSTPSSEGFTYLNSAKQDIKGLTNQTGYVKGNANGVINFGTLTASASVQRQ; encoded by the coding sequence ATGGCAGGTATTGCATCTGGAATCAGCACCCTTGCCATTGGCTCAGGTGATGCTCGACGGCGTCCAGCACAAGCCCAATCCACTCCCAACACTAACACTAACACAAACACTAACAGCAACACTTCTTCTTCTACGCCATCATCTGAAGGGTTCACTTATTTAAATTCTGCCAAGCAAGATATAAAGGGTCTTACCAACCAGACTGGATACGTTAAAGGCAACGCTAATGGGGTCATCAACTTTGGGACCCTCACAGCCTCTGCTTCTGTCCAAAGGCAATGA